From one Caldithrix abyssi DSM 13497 genomic stretch:
- a CDS encoding PDDEXK nuclease domain-containing protein, with protein MDALQKDAEYLSLLKEIKQKVRKAQLQALRKVNRSLIQLYWEIGKKIVEKQETMGWGKAVVENLASDLQLEFPGIKGFSARNLWNMRNFFLAYREDKNLQTLSAEISWSHNVAILEKCASNSERRFYMEMAKKFGWSYRVLVNQIENQAFQKYLSSQTNFSKTIQKKYRHQAHMAVKDEYVFDFLEVGEEHSERELERNLLEHVRQFLIEMGGYFAFIGNQFRLEIDDEEFFIDLLLYHRALRCLVAVELKMGKFKPEYAGKMQFYLSVLDDRFKLAEENPSIGIIICQNKNRTIVEYTLKDVGKPIGVSTYKVHKRLPEKMSKYFPTAEEFAEKLKGLFPEKS; from the coding sequence ATGGACGCCCTGCAAAAAGATGCGGAATATCTTTCATTATTGAAAGAAATTAAGCAAAAAGTACGTAAGGCTCAGCTCCAGGCGCTGCGCAAGGTGAATCGATCGTTAATTCAACTTTACTGGGAGATCGGGAAAAAAATCGTGGAAAAGCAAGAAACTATGGGCTGGGGAAAAGCAGTGGTGGAAAATCTGGCCAGTGATTTACAGCTGGAGTTCCCGGGTATTAAGGGTTTTTCTGCCCGGAATCTATGGAATATGCGTAATTTCTTTTTGGCCTATCGTGAAGATAAAAATCTGCAGACACTGTCTGCAGAAATTTCCTGGTCGCATAATGTCGCCATTCTGGAAAAATGCGCGAGCAATTCAGAAAGACGGTTTTACATGGAGATGGCAAAAAAATTTGGCTGGTCTTACCGCGTGCTGGTCAATCAAATCGAAAATCAGGCGTTTCAGAAATATTTATCCAGCCAAACCAATTTCAGTAAAACCATTCAGAAAAAGTATCGTCATCAGGCCCATATGGCGGTTAAAGACGAGTACGTATTTGATTTTCTTGAAGTGGGCGAGGAACATTCCGAAAGGGAACTGGAAAGAAATTTGCTGGAACATGTGCGTCAATTCCTGATAGAAATGGGCGGATACTTTGCATTTATTGGCAATCAGTTTCGCCTGGAAATCGATGATGAAGAATTTTTTATTGATCTATTACTCTATCATCGGGCGTTGCGTTGTCTGGTGGCGGTGGAATTAAAGATGGGTAAATTCAAGCCGGAATATGCCGGTAAAATGCAGTTTTACCTCTCTGTTCTGGATGATCGTTTTAAATTGGCGGAGGAGAATCCATCCATTGGCATCATCATCTGTCAAAATAAAAATCGCACCATCGTTGAATACACATTAAAAGATGTGGGCAAACCCATCGGTGTTTCCACTTACAAAGTGCACAAAAGGCTGCCGGAAAAAATGAGCAAGTATTTTCCGACCGCCGAGGAATTTGCCGAAAAACTAAAAGGTCTTTTCCCTGAGAAAAGTTAA
- a CDS encoding HypC/HybG/HupF family hydrogenase formation chaperone, producing MCLAIPGKVIEIFDEGGLKMGKIDYSGTINKACLAYVPEVEDGQYVIVHAGFAISVMDEDEAEEVFQTFDEMTDALKKEGYRVENEPLSKKKKDEKKKSS from the coding sequence ATGTGTTTAGCCATTCCCGGTAAGGTGATAGAAATTTTTGATGAAGGCGGACTTAAAATGGGCAAAATCGATTACAGCGGTACAATCAATAAAGCCTGCCTGGCTTATGTTCCGGAAGTTGAGGATGGACAGTACGTTATTGTGCATGCAGGCTTTGCCATTTCGGTGATGGACGAAGACGAAGCGGAAGAGGTGTTTCAGACCTTTGATGAAATGACCGACGCGCTAAAGAAAGAGGGCTATCGTGTGGAAAATGAGCCTCTTTCCAAAAAGAAAAAAGATGAAAAAAAGAAGTCTTCATAA
- the hypD gene encoding hydrogenase formation protein HypD has translation MKYIDEFRDPELVKSLVDQIHQVVTKPWVIMEICGGQTHSILKFGIDQMLPGEIELVHGPGCPVCVTPLEMIDQAIAIAKMEHVIFTSFGDMLRVPGSHSDLFQARSEGADVRMVYSPLEALKLARENPDKEVVFFAVGFETTAPGNAMAILQAKREGLTNFSELVSHVLVPPAMEALLNSPHNRVNAYLAAGHVCTVMGWWEYEPIAEKYRVPIVPTGFEPVDLLKGILAAVKQLEKGEARVENQYGRAVKREGNKAAQAVINQVFEITDRKWRGIGTIPKSGYAIRPEFKAHDAALKFDVGHLQTEEPEICISGLVLQGMKKPHECPAFGKECTPQTPLGATMVSSEGACAAYYRYHKAHNE, from the coding sequence TTGAAGTACATTGATGAATTTCGCGATCCGGAACTGGTAAAATCGCTGGTAGATCAAATACATCAGGTGGTTACAAAGCCCTGGGTAATTATGGAAATTTGCGGAGGGCAAACGCACTCTATTTTAAAGTTTGGCATCGATCAAATGCTGCCCGGAGAAATTGAATTGGTGCACGGGCCGGGTTGTCCGGTGTGCGTTACGCCCCTGGAGATGATCGATCAGGCCATTGCCATCGCCAAAATGGAGCATGTGATTTTTACTTCTTTTGGAGATATGCTGCGCGTGCCTGGTAGCCATTCGGATTTGTTCCAGGCGCGTTCCGAAGGAGCTGATGTACGCATGGTGTATTCGCCTCTTGAGGCTTTAAAACTGGCCAGAGAAAATCCAGATAAAGAAGTAGTCTTTTTTGCTGTTGGCTTTGAAACCACGGCGCCGGGCAATGCCATGGCTATTTTACAGGCAAAACGCGAAGGATTGACCAACTTTAGCGAGCTGGTAAGCCATGTGCTGGTGCCGCCGGCCATGGAGGCTTTGCTCAATTCACCGCACAATCGCGTTAATGCCTATCTGGCTGCCGGTCATGTGTGTACGGTTATGGGGTGGTGGGAGTATGAACCCATTGCCGAAAAATACCGCGTACCAATTGTGCCCACGGGTTTTGAGCCGGTTGATCTGTTGAAAGGCATTTTAGCCGCTGTGAAGCAGCTGGAAAAGGGCGAAGCGCGCGTTGAAAATCAATATGGACGCGCGGTAAAAAGAGAAGGCAATAAAGCGGCTCAGGCTGTCATTAATCAGGTGTTTGAAATAACGGATCGCAAATGGCGCGGAATCGGCACCATACCCAAAAGCGGTTACGCCATCCGTCCGGAATTTAAAGCCCATGACGCGGCCTTAAAATTTGACGTTGGACATCTACAAACCGAGGAACCGGAAATCTGCATCAGCGGTTTGGTGCTACAGGGCATGAAAAAACCGCATGAGTGTCCGGCTTTTGGCAAAGAGTGTACGCCGCAAACCCCGCTGGGCGCCACCATGGTTTCAAGCGAGGGCGCTTGCGCCGCCTATTACCGTTACCACAAAGCTCATAACGAATAA
- the hypE gene encoding hydrogenase expression/formation protein HypE, whose product MAEYDFSQFSCPLPKTDYQTIQMAHGAGGRLSADLIDKVFLPVFGNPMLNDLEDQARLQFNGQRLAFTTDSFVVSPIFFPGGNIGELAVNGTVNDICMSGALPKVLSVGFILEEGLPIADLHEILVAMRRALDKAGVQIVTGDTKVVNKGSCDKIFINTSGVGVIPDGVNISAKNIRPGDKIILSGTIADHGMAILSVREGLSFESTIESDTASLNRLVEAMLKVSKQIRAMRDPTRGGLATTLNELARSSGVGFKLEEQQIPIKQDVRSACEILGIDPLYVANEGKLVAVVPDEVAESMLEAMHRVPEGKDAVIIGQAVEEHAGRVVMKNVYGVERIIDMPVGEQLPRIC is encoded by the coding sequence ATGGCCGAGTACGATTTCAGCCAATTTTCCTGTCCGTTGCCCAAAACGGATTACCAGACCATTCAAATGGCGCATGGAGCAGGGGGCAGACTTTCTGCCGACCTCATCGATAAAGTTTTTTTGCCTGTTTTTGGCAACCCGATGCTTAACGATCTGGAAGATCAGGCGCGCTTACAGTTTAACGGCCAGCGGCTGGCCTTTACAACCGATTCTTTCGTGGTGAGTCCCATCTTTTTCCCCGGAGGAAATATCGGCGAGCTGGCGGTCAACGGCACCGTCAACGACATCTGTATGAGCGGGGCCCTTCCAAAAGTTTTAAGCGTTGGCTTTATTCTGGAAGAAGGACTGCCCATCGCCGATCTGCACGAAATTCTCGTTGCCATGCGGCGGGCGCTGGACAAGGCCGGCGTGCAGATTGTAACCGGAGACACCAAGGTGGTGAATAAAGGTTCGTGCGATAAAATCTTTATCAATACCAGCGGGGTGGGCGTGATTCCGGATGGCGTCAACATCAGCGCCAAAAATATCAGACCCGGTGATAAAATCATTCTATCCGGCACGATTGCCGATCACGGCATGGCCATCCTTTCTGTGCGCGAAGGTCTGTCCTTCGAATCGACTATTGAAAGCGACACCGCTTCGTTAAACCGTCTGGTGGAAGCCATGCTGAAGGTAAGCAAACAAATTCGTGCCATGCGCGATCCCACGCGCGGCGGCCTTGCCACCACGCTTAATGAACTGGCCAGATCTTCGGGGGTTGGTTTTAAACTGGAAGAACAGCAAATCCCCATTAAACAGGATGTACGCTCGGCCTGCGAGATTTTGGGAATTGATCCGCTTTATGTGGCCAATGAGGGAAAGTTGGTGGCCGTTGTTCCGGATGAAGTCGCTGAATCCATGTTAGAGGCTATGCATCGCGTGCCGGAGGGAAAAGACGCCGTGATCATCGGGCAGGCCGTGGAAGAGCATGCCGGCAGAGTGGTGATGAAAAATGTTTACGGCGTGGAGCGCATCATCGACATGCCGGTGGGCGAACAATTGCCCAGAATTTGTTAA
- a CDS encoding glycosyltransferase yields MTKRRPTIVILTISDLFYEANLHRKVRTLAGQGYDVRLFCAYHPQLNEKLWQGVELTRVRLWNGPTFLRFFQFWFTAACWLMRQKADLYIAYDFLPLVPLRIKSFFQDCNYIYDSVELVSGLNSLVKKPLRRFFFRMIERFGVSRARAAFTVCESDAIALQKNYPRLNVVGFVRNIPYRQEHVPGNFLREKYALPAQQKIGIYQGMVFEGRGLREIIEACAAIDDVALFIVGDGPLKSELEKLAKERHMSDRVIFTGMVPFDQLAHYTYSADFGFTVISGKGLSYYHALPNKLFEYIQAEIPVIGSNYPEIKKIIESEGVGLTVDPQNIREIEQAVRKILRPKFYLRLKKNLKKASRRYSWQEESKTYLQIIRTLL; encoded by the coding sequence TTGACAAAGAGGCGACCGACCATTGTTATTCTGACCATTTCCGATCTTTTTTACGAAGCCAATTTGCATCGTAAGGTAAGAACATTGGCGGGGCAGGGCTATGATGTGCGTCTCTTCTGCGCTTACCATCCTCAATTAAACGAAAAGTTGTGGCAGGGCGTGGAGCTGACGCGCGTCAGATTGTGGAATGGACCGACCTTTTTGCGTTTTTTCCAGTTCTGGTTCACAGCCGCCTGCTGGCTGATGCGGCAAAAAGCAGATCTGTACATTGCCTACGATTTTTTACCCCTTGTTCCGCTGCGTATTAAATCTTTTTTTCAGGATTGCAATTACATTTACGATAGTGTGGAACTGGTGAGCGGGCTGAATTCGCTGGTCAAAAAGCCGCTGCGGCGTTTTTTCTTTCGCATGATCGAACGCTTTGGCGTTAGCCGGGCCCGCGCCGCTTTTACAGTATGTGAATCCGACGCCATTGCTTTGCAAAAAAACTATCCCCGCTTGAATGTGGTCGGTTTTGTGCGCAACATTCCTTACCGGCAGGAACATGTACCAGGTAATTTTTTAAGAGAAAAATACGCACTCCCTGCGCAGCAAAAAATCGGCATCTACCAGGGCATGGTGTTTGAAGGTCGCGGTTTGCGTGAAATTATTGAAGCATGTGCGGCAATTGATGATGTGGCGCTTTTTATCGTTGGAGACGGACCATTAAAAAGCGAGCTGGAAAAATTGGCAAAAGAACGGCACATGTCCGATCGTGTAATATTTACCGGAATGGTGCCCTTTGATCAACTGGCTCATTACACGTATTCCGCTGATTTTGGTTTTACTGTCATCTCCGGAAAGGGATTGAGTTACTACCACGCTTTGCCCAATAAATTGTTCGAATACATTCAGGCAGAAATTCCGGTCATTGGTAGTAATTATCCGGAGATTAAAAAAATTATAGAAAGCGAAGGCGTGGGGCTGACTGTTGATCCGCAAAACATCCGCGAAATCGAACAGGCCGTTCGCAAAATATTACGTCCCAAATTTTATCTGCGTTTAAAGAAAAATCTAAAAAAAGCGTCACGCAGGTATTCCTGGCAGGAGGAATCGAAAACGTATTTACAGATCATAAGAACGCTACTTTGA
- a CDS encoding oligosaccharide flippase family protein translates to MNFRFSKSLQDFFNYMIAGGLARILPFLLLPYVAKVLTPENFGFFSLYRLYTALGSVILLLGVEQGLFRLIPGLHAHERLRYLRAALSFILIFFIFLTVLSWPWQKPLNRFFLDPNISFPFLFIPLLILVNALSVLILTFFSACQESRKYLLGNLLVQGTFFTLFLSGLFLGWQLKAFFISFIAANLLLLFFNIDLLKSLRRLSFDWPILKRLLKTGFPLMLVLLLTYLLYQSDHYLIKFYLGVEQTGIYNYGYRFASMLLIFVVQSNNVWFPRIYARGEDFFRQHVGAYAALIALSCAGILWILLLLFHYFPSLLLPAGFEVSKTVLLIVGLGYMIYGQAQMIDGWLILKNKSNILVGISAVALAFNLIFNALFIPKFGILAAATITAFSFLLIWLAIIIYLGRFLNKKALSVTVLKTALFTAPFFLLFVYNQPLVWFTLFWFMGLLEFMRNPLSKILLSFSK, encoded by the coding sequence ATGAACTTCAGATTTTCCAAAAGCCTGCAAGATTTTTTCAACTATATGATTGCCGGCGGTCTGGCCCGGATATTACCTTTTTTGTTGCTGCCCTACGTTGCAAAGGTTCTAACTCCGGAGAATTTTGGTTTTTTTTCCCTCTACCGTCTTTACACCGCGCTGGGATCAGTCATCTTACTTCTGGGCGTTGAACAGGGTTTATTTCGTCTTATTCCGGGGCTGCATGCGCATGAACGACTGCGCTATCTGCGGGCGGCCCTTTCTTTTATACTTATTTTTTTTATCTTTTTAACCGTTCTGAGCTGGCCCTGGCAGAAGCCCCTCAACCGCTTTTTCCTCGATCCGAATATTTCTTTTCCTTTCCTGTTCATTCCCCTGCTGATACTGGTCAACGCCCTGAGCGTGCTTATTTTGACTTTCTTCAGCGCCTGTCAGGAAAGTAGAAAATACTTGCTGGGCAATTTGCTTGTGCAGGGAACATTTTTTACTCTGTTTTTATCCGGTCTTTTTCTGGGCTGGCAACTTAAGGCCTTTTTCATCTCTTTTATTGCGGCCAATCTTCTGCTTTTGTTCTTTAATATCGATCTTTTAAAGTCTTTGCGGCGCCTTTCTTTCGACTGGCCAATATTAAAGAGATTACTTAAAACAGGCTTTCCGTTGATGCTCGTTCTTTTATTGACCTACCTGCTTTACCAGAGCGATCATTATCTCATTAAATTTTATCTGGGTGTTGAGCAAACCGGCATTTACAATTACGGCTACCGTTTTGCCTCCATGCTTTTGATTTTTGTGGTGCAAAGCAATAATGTGTGGTTTCCGCGCATTTACGCCCGCGGAGAAGACTTTTTCAGGCAGCATGTGGGCGCCTATGCCGCTTTGATTGCCCTTAGCTGCGCTGGGATTTTGTGGATTTTACTGCTGCTGTTTCATTACTTCCCGTCCTTACTGCTGCCGGCAGGCTTCGAGGTCAGTAAAACCGTCCTTCTGATTGTCGGCCTGGGTTATATGATCTACGGGCAGGCGCAAATGATCGACGGCTGGCTCATTTTAAAAAACAAAAGCAACATTCTGGTGGGCATTTCGGCCGTGGCCTTAGCTTTTAACCTGATTTTCAACGCGCTGTTTATTCCGAAATTTGGTATTCTGGCGGCGGCCACGATTACCGCTTTCAGTTTTTTGCTGATCTGGCTGGCCATTATTATTTATCTTGGACGTTTTCTCAATAAAAAAGCGCTGAGCGTCACCGTCCTAAAAACCGCGCTTTTCACAGCGCCATTTTTCCTGTTGTTTGTTTACAATCAGCCTCTGGTCTGGTTTACGCTTTTTTGGTTCATGGGGCTATTAGAATTCATGCGCAATCCACTGAGCAAGATTCTTTTGTCCTTTTCAAAGTAG
- a CDS encoding GNAT family N-acetyltransferase: MSLTISRFTKEDESWWDDYIWQADNGTIFHTRRFLSYHPQGRFVDHSLIFKRKNSIRAVLPAIEMEMDKDRVLYSHRGASYGGFVYRDMGIAEAFEVVEALKKYARENGFTRILITLPPLVYMNRYSNYIDFAMLQNGFRYLKREISSVVQLPSHPDQVLSLFKSEARTATRKSIKSGIEIRLSDDYDTYYEILKQNLKLRHNVTPTHTLPELKKLAQLFPDRIHLWAAYLGEQMIAGVVNFICTPRVVLAFYISDNKEFQQYRSVNNLFYHIFQWAVQEGFQFYDFGIFTVNMDPNWGLGKFKENFGARGLFRDSFELLMWSPQNP, translated from the coding sequence ATGAGTTTAACGATTTCGCGTTTTACAAAAGAAGATGAAAGCTGGTGGGACGACTACATCTGGCAGGCAGACAATGGTACGATCTTCCACACGCGACGTTTTTTGAGCTACCATCCGCAAGGCCGTTTTGTTGACCATTCGCTGATCTTTAAAAGAAAAAATTCCATCCGCGCCGTTTTGCCGGCCATTGAAATGGAAATGGACAAAGACCGGGTGCTGTACTCGCATCGGGGCGCCTCTTACGGCGGATTCGTTTACCGCGACATGGGCATTGCCGAAGCGTTTGAAGTGGTGGAGGCTTTGAAAAAATACGCGCGAGAAAACGGCTTTACGCGCATTTTAATCACCCTCCCTCCCCTTGTTTACATGAACCGTTATTCCAACTACATCGATTTCGCCATGCTGCAGAACGGCTTCCGTTATTTAAAACGGGAAATTTCCAGCGTCGTGCAATTGCCCTCCCATCCGGATCAGGTGTTGAGCCTGTTTAAAAGCGAAGCGCGCACGGCCACGCGTAAATCCATTAAATCCGGCATTGAAATACGTCTGTCCGATGACTATGACACTTACTACGAAATCTTGAAGCAAAATCTGAAACTGCGGCACAACGTTACGCCCACCCATACCCTGCCGGAATTAAAGAAACTGGCGCAGCTCTTTCCCGACCGTATTCATCTGTGGGCGGCCTATCTGGGCGAACAGATGATTGCCGGAGTGGTTAATTTTATCTGCACGCCGCGCGTTGTGCTGGCATTTTACATCAGCGACAACAAGGAATTCCAGCAATACCGTTCGGTTAACAACCTTTTTTACCACATCTTTCAATGGGCGGTTCAAGAAGGTTTTCAATTTTACGATTTCGGTATTTTTACAGTGAACATGGACCCCAACTGGGGCCTGGGAAAATTTAAAGAGAACTTTGGCGCACGCGGGCTTTTTCGGGATTCGTTCGAGCTGCTGATGTGGTCTCCACAAAATCCATGA
- a CDS encoding SRPBCC domain-containing protein produces MKTIKATIVIKASPRKVWQILRDINTYTFWNPFIIYGRGEFAVGKKFSFILKAPGEKPKFFKSIFKKIEENKEVRWLKKSLLPGFYNVEHLITLNFSSENETTLEYRQHFSGLLAWWFFDRLEYSYMAGMKKMNQALKEMCEQEGEKA; encoded by the coding sequence ATGAAAACAATTAAAGCCACGATCGTCATTAAAGCCAGTCCGCGTAAGGTCTGGCAAATTTTAAGGGATATTAATACCTACACCTTCTGGAATCCGTTCATCATTTACGGCAGGGGCGAGTTTGCGGTCGGCAAAAAATTTTCTTTTATTCTCAAGGCTCCCGGTGAAAAACCGAAATTTTTCAAATCCATTTTTAAAAAAATAGAAGAGAACAAAGAGGTGCGCTGGCTAAAAAAAAGCCTGTTGCCCGGTTTTTATAATGTGGAACATTTGATTACTTTAAACTTTTCTTCAGAAAACGAAACAACGCTGGAATATCGCCAGCATTTTAGCGGATTGTTGGCCTGGTGGTTTTTTGATCGTCTGGAGTACAGTTACATGGCAGGCATGAAAAAGATGAATCAGGCCCTAAAAGAGATGTGCGAACAAGAAGGGGAAAAAGCATGA
- a CDS encoding TonB-dependent receptor yields MKIFFLLFPFYFFPAFGAELQGVVKNAAGKPIADVYVWLEPGEKTAISQHNGQFKFKGLRSGAYFLEFNHISYQPLRIGPIVVTDSLLVLNPIILKENLHAQQPLVVTATRIQTPLPLLPMAVDRLDREQLMNTLANTSAGALKNEPGVFIQKTSHGGGSAIIRGLSSSRILILLDGIRLNNSLYRTGNHQYLNTVDLFSLQAVEIVYGPASVQYGSDALGGVINLISRDFSDTAAGYGVGIIGRFASADRSSMFHGQARWQGKTIALQAGYSYKDFGDLRYGQEKLPDALRNSFPGTVQKPTAYLARDYQFKLQWKATSFTNLVFAWQKSLQTHVPRFDKYAYNQYNRWLYHPQARSLFYTRLVQKTNHPLLNEISATFSYQVQQEGREIQKEAITSLTIENDQATTKGITLQINGGYASHKISYGVDFYHDLIGSSRWVYDSLTDRKEKKTIARYPDGAVYQSLGIFVQDKFTVSERLSILWGGRCARHATEFALNDSLFGDQRLTFKALTFNAGLNYRFSQALHGYVNIGQGFRAPNLSDLSKFGQSKGQIIEIPNPDLKPERLISYMAGLKFRTSHTRFTMNGYYNLISGLIESAPDIYQASDVLIIDGYSYEVRSKQNIGRGYIYGMELALQRQVIDRWTAGFQLTYTRGQNQTRNEPIGGIPPPFAKFFVRYELAALMLEMNLKAAQRQTRLSEDDRQDPRIPAEGTPAWNTVNFQLQRKVGKWLQVQVAIENIFDVGYRIHGSGVNAPGRNFIFSLRLIQFAF; encoded by the coding sequence ATGAAAATATTCTTTTTGCTGTTTCCATTCTATTTTTTCCCAGCCTTTGGCGCTGAACTGCAGGGCGTGGTTAAAAATGCTGCCGGAAAGCCCATTGCCGATGTGTATGTGTGGCTCGAACCGGGAGAAAAGACGGCCATCTCCCAGCACAATGGACAATTTAAATTTAAAGGCCTTAGATCGGGCGCCTATTTTTTAGAATTCAATCACATTTCCTATCAACCGTTACGCATCGGACCGATTGTGGTGACCGATTCATTGCTGGTATTGAACCCGATCATTTTAAAGGAAAATTTACATGCCCAGCAGCCATTAGTCGTTACTGCCACGCGCATTCAAACGCCTTTGCCCCTGTTGCCTATGGCGGTCGACCGGCTGGATCGCGAGCAGCTTATGAATACGCTGGCAAACACCAGCGCCGGCGCGTTAAAAAACGAGCCGGGCGTCTTTATCCAGAAAACAAGTCATGGCGGCGGCTCGGCTATTATCAGAGGTTTAAGTTCCAGTCGTATTTTGATCTTATTAGATGGAATTCGACTGAACAACAGCCTTTACCGCACCGGCAATCACCAGTACCTGAACACAGTCGATCTATTTAGTTTACAGGCTGTGGAGATTGTGTATGGCCCTGCTTCGGTTCAATATGGCAGCGACGCGCTGGGCGGCGTAATTAATTTAATCAGCCGGGATTTTAGCGACACGGCGGCAGGATATGGCGTGGGGATAATCGGCCGTTTTGCCTCGGCCGATCGTTCGTCCATGTTTCATGGCCAGGCGCGCTGGCAGGGAAAAACAATTGCCCTGCAAGCCGGTTACAGTTATAAGGATTTTGGCGATTTACGCTACGGGCAGGAAAAATTGCCCGACGCATTGCGAAATTCCTTTCCCGGTACGGTTCAAAAGCCTACCGCTTATCTGGCCAGGGACTATCAATTTAAACTACAGTGGAAAGCAACGTCATTTACGAACCTGGTGTTTGCCTGGCAAAAATCATTGCAAACCCACGTGCCCCGTTTCGACAAATACGCTTACAATCAGTACAATCGATGGCTTTATCATCCCCAGGCGCGTTCTCTTTTTTACACACGCCTGGTGCAAAAAACAAATCATCCATTGCTTAATGAAATAAGCGCGACGTTTTCATATCAGGTTCAGCAAGAAGGCAGGGAAATTCAGAAAGAGGCGATAACCTCTTTAACGATAGAAAACGATCAGGCGACCACAAAAGGCATTACTCTGCAAATAAACGGCGGATATGCCTCCCATAAAATAAGTTATGGAGTGGATTTTTACCACGATTTGATCGGCAGTAGCCGTTGGGTGTACGATTCTTTAACGGATCGGAAAGAGAAAAAAACGATTGCCCGCTATCCGGACGGCGCTGTTTACCAGTCGCTGGGAATTTTTGTGCAGGATAAGTTTACCGTGTCGGAACGCCTGTCCATTTTGTGGGGTGGAAGGTGCGCGCGTCATGCAACGGAATTTGCCTTAAACGATTCGCTGTTTGGCGATCAACGTTTGACCTTTAAGGCCCTGACATTTAATGCGGGCCTGAACTATCGATTTAGCCAGGCCTTGCATGGCTATGTTAATATCGGTCAAGGTTTTCGTGCGCCAAACCTGAGCGATCTGTCCAAATTCGGACAGTCCAAAGGGCAGATTATTGAAATCCCCAACCCCGATTTAAAGCCGGAGCGCTTGATATCTTACATGGCGGGGCTGAAATTCAGAACCAGCCACACGCGCTTTACCATGAACGGTTACTACAATCTAATTTCGGGATTAATCGAAAGCGCGCCGGATATTTACCAGGCATCCGACGTTTTGATTATTGATGGCTATTCCTACGAAGTTCGCAGCAAGCAAAATATCGGCCGCGGGTACATTTACGGTATGGAGCTTGCCCTGCAACGCCAGGTTATAGATAGATGGACTGCGGGATTTCAACTGACTTACACCCGCGGTCAGAACCAAACGCGTAACGAGCCCATCGGAGGAATTCCGCCGCCTTTCGCAAAGTTTTTCGTCCGCTATGAACTTGCGGCTTTAATGCTGGAAATGAACCTTAAAGCAGCTCAAAGACAGACGCGTCTAAGCGAGGACGACCGGCAGGACCCGCGAATTCCCGCGGAAGGAACGCCTGCCTGGAACACCGTTAATTTTCAACTTCAGCGAAAGGTGGGAAAGTGGCTGCAAGTTCAGGTTGCCATTGAAAATATTTTCGATGTGGGCTATCGGATTCATGGCTCGGGCGTCAACGCGCCCGGCAGGAATTTTATCTTCAGCTTGCGACTCATTCAATTCGCCTTTTAG